One window of Dechloromonas sp. ZY10 genomic DNA carries:
- a CDS encoding 5-carboxymethyl-2-hydroxymuconate Delta-isomerase: MPHLTLEYSANLATLAPAFNPAAALAAINRAAFASGLFGEADIKSRALACEQFCIGVEVAPRAFAHLRIALLSGRSGDERRQLAAQLLAALKSTVNGENGQNSVPASAPAAIPIPGGEIQLSVETCDLDRPSYAKDVLHG, encoded by the coding sequence ATGCCGCACCTGACGCTTGAATACAGCGCCAATCTCGCCACCCTGGCCCCCGCCTTCAACCCCGCCGCCGCGCTTGCCGCAATCAACCGTGCCGCCTTCGCCAGCGGTCTCTTCGGCGAAGCCGACATCAAGAGCCGGGCGCTGGCCTGCGAGCAATTCTGCATCGGCGTCGAGGTCGCCCCGCGTGCCTTCGCCCATCTCCGCATCGCGCTACTCTCCGGGCGCAGCGGTGACGAACGGCGACAACTGGCGGCGCAATTGCTGGCGGCGTTGAAATCCACGGTCAACGGCGAAAATGGGCAAAATTCCGTCCCCGCTTCAGCGCCCGCCGCAATCCCCATCCCCGGCGGCGAAATCCAGTTGAGCGTCGAAACCTGCGACCTCGACCGCCCGAGCTACGCCAAGGACGTGCTGCATGGCTGA
- a CDS encoding site-specific DNA-methyltransferase, translating to MSRLTDLLARTKAKDAQLGADLEREFKALSSRLPFGLNFERHSPEAVELPLRPIRKGDKVRVLPERGATKKGDQRLWQVKAIHKAKNIADLELLGSAEVEMQSVALDDLVVVAEFRDTIYPGLVSTGKVERGGDKPFHTVINGENYHVLRALTYTHRGKIDAIYIDPPYNTGAKDWKYNNDYVEGDDLYRHSKWLAMMERRLLVAKELLNPADSVLIATIDEKEYLRLGLLLEQIYEGAKIEMVSSVINPKGTGRSGDFARTNEFLFFVRFGSAKVGGMPDDADVGAEVGWETMRRRNLASVRGRKGKGACGPNQFFPIFVDAKTGAIVGRGNPLPPDTLRETIAPPEGAVAVFPVRPDGTEMNWEYTDSAFDNWWPKGFIRANGRKDEPQPYIIQHLPNKARKEIAAGTAVIERRREDGSVVAKYVDATLKHVTTQWDFTSHSAEHGGTGILKSVIPERRFPFPKSLYAVEDSLRFFVGGKSNAIILDFFSGSGTTAHAVMRLNRQDSGHRQCISVTNNEVAADEQRALREQGLRPGDAEWEKHGICDYITKPRVAAAITGKTPDGEPIKGDYKFTDEFPMADGFEENAEFFTLTYEAKSAVNHNLAYARIAPLLWLRAGAQGRRIDKLPAEGWEVADNYGLLTEVDQATPFIHAVSKESLRVAYIVTDDDRRFQAIAKRLPDGVEPVRLYESYLTNFSFTNGE from the coding sequence GTGTCTCGACTTACTGACCTGCTGGCTCGTACCAAGGCCAAGGATGCACAACTAGGTGCCGACCTGGAACGGGAGTTTAAAGCTCTGTCTTCACGACTACCTTTCGGCCTGAACTTTGAGCGCCACAGCCCCGAAGCCGTTGAATTACCGCTACGCCCAATTCGAAAGGGTGACAAGGTTCGCGTCCTTCCCGAGCGAGGGGCGACCAAGAAGGGCGATCAGCGCCTATGGCAAGTCAAGGCTATTCACAAGGCCAAGAACATCGCCGATCTAGAGCTACTGGGCTCGGCTGAAGTTGAAATGCAATCCGTCGCGCTAGATGATCTGGTAGTCGTAGCCGAATTCCGCGACACGATTTACCCGGGCCTAGTCAGTACCGGCAAGGTAGAACGAGGTGGCGACAAGCCATTTCATACGGTCATCAATGGTGAGAACTACCATGTGCTCAGGGCGTTGACCTACACACACCGTGGCAAAATAGATGCCATTTACATTGACCCGCCTTACAACACCGGCGCGAAGGATTGGAAATACAACAACGACTACGTTGAGGGTGATGATCTCTATCGTCACAGCAAGTGGCTGGCGATGATGGAGCGGCGTTTGCTGGTGGCAAAGGAGTTGCTGAATCCGGCGGACTCGGTGCTGATCGCGACCATCGATGAGAAAGAATACCTGCGTCTTGGACTGCTACTCGAACAAATATACGAGGGCGCCAAAATTGAAATGGTGTCTTCTGTCATCAATCCAAAAGGAACAGGCAGGTCCGGTGATTTTGCGCGGACCAACGAGTTCCTTTTTTTCGTGCGATTTGGATCTGCGAAAGTAGGCGGCATGCCTGATGATGCAGATGTAGGGGCCGAGGTTGGCTGGGAGACTATGCGTCGACGTAATCTCGCTTCTGTCCGCGGCAGAAAGGGGAAAGGCGCTTGTGGGCCTAATCAGTTTTTCCCAATCTTTGTAGATGCCAAGACGGGCGCAATAGTCGGGCGCGGTAACCCATTGCCGCCTGATACCTTGCGTGAAACCATTGCCCCCCCCGAGGGGGCTGTAGCTGTATTTCCCGTTCGTCCCGATGGCACAGAAATGAATTGGGAATACACAGATTCCGCTTTTGACAATTGGTGGCCAAAGGGTTTTATCCGCGCAAACGGCAGAAAAGATGAGCCGCAGCCTTACATCATTCAGCATCTACCCAATAAAGCCAGAAAAGAAATTGCCGCTGGTACGGCTGTTATAGAGAGAAGACGTGAAGACGGTTCTGTGGTTGCGAAGTATGTTGACGCAACTTTGAAACACGTGACAACGCAATGGGATTTCACATCGCACAGTGCTGAGCACGGAGGAACGGGAATACTGAAATCTGTTATCCCTGAGCGAAGGTTTCCATTCCCGAAATCTTTGTATGCTGTTGAAGACTCCCTTCGTTTTTTTGTAGGGGGGAAATCCAATGCCATCATCCTCGACTTCTTCTCCGGTTCCGGCACCACAGCCCACGCCGTAATGCGTCTGAACCGTCAGGATAGCGGTCACCGCCAGTGCATTTCGGTGACAAACAATGAAGTGGCTGCCGATGAGCAGAGAGCACTGCGTGAGCAGGGCTTGCGCCCTGGTGATGCCGAATGGGAAAAGCATGGCATCTGTGACTACATCACCAAGCCCCGCGTTGCCGCCGCGATCACGGGCAAGACGCCAGATGGCGAGCCAATCAAAGGCGACTACAAATTTACCGATGAATTCCCAATGGCCGACGGGTTCGAGGAAAACGCCGAATTCTTCACGCTGACCTACGAGGCCAAGAGCGCAGTCAATCACAACCTGGCCTATGCCCGCATTGCACCTTTGTTGTGGCTGCGGGCTGGAGCCCAAGGTCGGCGCATCGACAAACTGCCTGCCGAGGGCTGGGAAGTGGCTGACAACTACGGCTTACTGACGGAAGTGGATCAGGCCACGCCATTTATCCACGCTGTGAGTAAAGAAAGCCTGCGCGTTGCTTATATCGTTACCGACGACGACCGCCGTTTCCAGGCCATTGCCAAGCGCTTGCCTGATGGCGTCGAGCCCGTGCGTTTATACGAGTCCTATCTGACCAATTTCAGCTTCACAAATGGGGAGTAA
- a CDS encoding helix-turn-helix domain-containing protein — MADHKDEILTLEEVAAYLKAGKRTVYRLAQQGDIPAFKLGGTWRFRRDELDRWIAASIENKTKQGEC; from the coding sequence ATGGCAGACCATAAAGACGAAATACTGACCCTTGAAGAAGTTGCTGCCTACCTGAAAGCAGGCAAGCGAACTGTTTACCGGCTCGCCCAGCAAGGCGATATACCCGCCTTCAAGCTCGGCGGGACATGGCGTTTTCGCCGTGACGAACTGGATCGCTGGATTGCCGCCAGTATCGAAAATAAAACAAAGCAAGGGGAGTGCTGA
- a CDS encoding DEAD/DEAH box helicase, with product MKFTLKDYQRDAVRDALSNLRKARRLWQGESDKTAFSLTAVTGAGKTVMAAAAFEALFHGDDEFNFDADPGAVVIWFSDDPSLNEQTRFRLMEASDRINHTDMVVVENTFNRPRFEAGKIYFLNTQKLGKNSLLVRGFDQEELEAKAGNLLPETRPDLRAYTIWDTIKNTIEDPELTLYLVLDEAHRGMGNATPKEKGTIVQRLINGAGGVPGIPAVWGISATVERFNKAIEFAGKHIKLPNVVVDASKVQESGLIKDTILLDIPDEVGDFDTVLVRRATDKLKESSTAWAEYAKQQEEAHVVVPLMVLQVPNTPDPNEIGRALDTIFERSPELPATSVAHVFGEHTTQRFGNRDVPYIEPQRVQESTWIRILIAKDAISTGWDCPRAEVMVSFRAASDRTHITQLLGRMVRSPLARRIPGNDRLNAVDCLLPKFSKKTVEEVVDALMTGDDSAPPSGRILIDYVELKPNPEASVAVWDAFESLPSQTRPQRGAKPAKRLTALAHELASDDILPRAGRQAHAEMHKALDTFQESQKEKIEAKRKSVMTVDGKTVIADMKGKAKSFDDFWEDADVAVIDDAFRRAARIFSPDIARTYVEHLAKKVASVDDDPEEFLEAIVEARVTVAGLGLVTEVQAYFDAEADKLAKAWLTAYASQIKVLSDDRKESYRQIIEMSTEPQSVNLAKPESRYEATKARENDKEIAFPIWKNHLLCDKDGKYPTEFKSSWEPAVIEAEMRRTGFQFWYRNPQQPGQSSLGIAYVEDEQYQIVRPDFIFFAEQDGKVVVDLVDPHGLHLADALPKLKGLATYAELYGGAYRRIESVAEACGKLRVLDLKRPDVRQAIKEASSAKGLYEGTWASDYD from the coding sequence ATGAAGTTCACCCTCAAGGACTATCAACGCGACGCAGTGCGCGATGCCTTGTCCAATCTAAGAAAGGCCCGTCGTCTCTGGCAGGGGGAGTCCGACAAGACTGCATTTTCTCTGACCGCCGTTACGGGTGCGGGTAAAACCGTTATGGCGGCTGCCGCGTTTGAAGCCTTGTTCCATGGCGATGATGAATTCAACTTTGATGCCGATCCCGGTGCCGTGGTGATCTGGTTCAGCGACGACCCATCTTTGAATGAACAGACCCGCTTTCGCCTGATGGAAGCCAGCGACCGCATCAATCATACCGATATGGTTGTGGTGGAAAACACCTTCAATCGTCCCAGATTCGAGGCTGGGAAAATCTACTTCCTCAACACGCAGAAGCTAGGCAAGAACAGTCTGCTGGTACGAGGCTTCGACCAAGAAGAACTGGAAGCCAAAGCAGGCAACCTGCTACCGGAAACCCGTCCCGATCTGCGGGCCTACACAATTTGGGACACGATCAAAAACACCATCGAAGACCCAGAGCTGACGCTTTATCTGGTATTAGATGAAGCACATCGCGGCATGGGCAACGCTACGCCGAAGGAAAAGGGGACCATCGTTCAGCGCCTCATAAATGGAGCTGGCGGCGTGCCTGGCATTCCCGCAGTTTGGGGCATCTCTGCGACGGTGGAGCGTTTCAACAAAGCCATTGAGTTCGCTGGCAAGCACATCAAATTGCCGAACGTCGTGGTAGATGCGTCCAAGGTTCAAGAGTCCGGCCTCATCAAGGATACGATCTTGCTGGATATTCCAGATGAAGTCGGGGATTTCGATACCGTGCTGGTACGGCGCGCGACCGACAAACTCAAGGAGTCGAGCACCGCTTGGGCGGAGTACGCCAAACAGCAAGAAGAGGCGCACGTTGTTGTTCCACTGATGGTGTTGCAGGTTCCCAACACGCCCGACCCGAATGAAATAGGGCGCGCGCTGGATACCATCTTCGAGCGTTCCCCCGAGTTGCCAGCTACCAGTGTGGCCCATGTTTTTGGCGAACATACGACACAGCGCTTCGGCAACCGCGACGTGCCGTACATCGAACCCCAACGTGTGCAGGAATCGACCTGGATTCGAATTCTGATTGCAAAGGACGCAATTAGCACCGGCTGGGATTGCCCTCGCGCTGAAGTGATGGTGTCATTCCGAGCTGCCAGCGACCGCACCCACATTACTCAGTTGCTGGGGCGCATGGTGCGATCTCCGTTGGCACGCCGTATCCCTGGCAACGATCGATTGAATGCCGTGGACTGTCTGCTACCGAAGTTCAGCAAGAAGACAGTGGAAGAAGTTGTCGATGCCTTGATGACGGGCGACGATTCGGCACCGCCTTCGGGGCGCATTCTCATCGACTATGTTGAGTTGAAACCCAACCCAGAAGCATCGGTAGCAGTTTGGGATGCCTTCGAGTCTCTGCCATCACAGACCCGCCCGCAACGCGGTGCGAAACCGGCGAAACGATTGACTGCGCTGGCACATGAATTGGCGTCCGATGACATCCTTCCTCGCGCAGGCAGACAGGCTCATGCCGAGATGCATAAGGCGCTGGACACTTTTCAGGAAAGTCAGAAAGAGAAGATTGAGGCAAAGCGCAAATCGGTGATGACCGTGGATGGCAAGACGGTAATCGCCGACATGAAGGGCAAGGCAAAGAGCTTTGACGATTTCTGGGAAGACGCCGATGTAGCGGTGATTGACGATGCCTTTAGGCGCGCGGCACGCATTTTCAGCCCGGACATTGCCCGTACCTACGTCGAGCATCTGGCGAAGAAAGTTGCAAGCGTTGACGACGACCCCGAGGAATTCTTGGAGGCCATCGTGGAGGCTCGTGTCACCGTAGCTGGCCTCGGGCTGGTTACAGAGGTGCAGGCTTACTTTGATGCAGAGGCTGACAAGCTGGCAAAGGCGTGGCTGACGGCTTATGCATCACAGATCAAGGTGCTCAGCGACGACAGGAAAGAATCTTATCGGCAAATCATCGAGATGAGCACCGAGCCACAGAGTGTCAATTTGGCAAAACCCGAATCCCGCTACGAGGCAACCAAAGCACGCGAAAACGACAAGGAAATTGCCTTCCCAATCTGGAAGAACCATCTGCTTTGCGACAAGGATGGGAAATACCCCACTGAGTTTAAGAGCAGTTGGGAGCCCGCTGTTATTGAGGCAGAGATGAGGCGCACCGGCTTCCAATTCTGGTATCGGAATCCACAACAGCCGGGGCAGTCATCGCTAGGTATCGCCTACGTGGAGGATGAGCAATACCAAATCGTTCGCCCCGACTTTATCTTCTTCGCCGAGCAGGACGGCAAGGTAGTGGTGGATTTAGTCGATCCTCATGGCTTGCACTTGGCTGATGCCCTTCCAAAGCTGAAGGGGCTGGCAACCTATGCTGAACTCTATGGCGGTG
- a CDS encoding excalibur calcium-binding domain-containing protein has product MKKLLLYALLLLVGWKLSLKFLNAAPPPPPAEPDEPAAVSHSAPAAPSRAAELPAAPEPLAPPAATPPAWRSESPSQNFRCDGRTHCSQMTSCAEATYFLKNCPNTKMDGDGDGVPCEQQWCG; this is encoded by the coding sequence ATGAAAAAACTGTTGCTCTACGCCCTGTTGCTGCTGGTGGGCTGGAAGTTGTCGCTCAAATTCCTCAACGCCGCACCACCACCGCCCCCGGCCGAACCCGACGAGCCCGCCGCCGTCAGCCACAGCGCACCGGCCGCCCCCAGCCGCGCCGCCGAGCTACCGGCCGCACCCGAGCCGCTTGCCCCACCAGCCGCCACGCCGCCGGCCTGGCGCAGCGAATCACCGAGTCAAAACTTCCGCTGCGACGGACGCACCCACTGCTCGCAAATGACCTCCTGCGCCGAAGCCACCTACTTCCTCAAAAACTGCCCGAATACCAAGATGGACGGCGATGGTGATGGCGTGCCGTGTGAGCAGCAGTGGTGCGGGTGA
- a CDS encoding ABC transporter substrate-binding protein — protein MKKAQTLNCSLLAALALAFAAPAAAQAPDVVRLGNLKFAHYGAVSYMKEACGKYNLKVEERMFPKGPDIMPAIVAGEIDIAALASDGAIAGRANGVSIVTVAGFAKGGARLVAGSETGIKDIQGLKGKKVGVTRGGAHELLLYAELERAGLSWSDKPGKDVQIVFLAFADLNQALAAKQIDAMCQSEPQSSQALNKKFGVEIMKPYGTKMGEPVRLLVMTEKMYAEKKDVAQRLMKCFVETTALFNKDPALAEKYVREQMFKGQISAQDFQDAMDNADYTYDVSLEHIDITTEFMNKYGVGRMQKPPKAAEWVKLDLLQKAKAELKVK, from the coding sequence ATGAAAAAAGCACAAACCCTGAACTGCAGCTTGCTGGCCGCGCTGGCACTGGCCTTTGCCGCGCCGGCGGCGGCGCAGGCGCCGGATGTGGTGCGCCTGGGCAACCTCAAGTTCGCGCATTACGGCGCGGTGTCGTACATGAAGGAAGCTTGCGGCAAGTACAACCTCAAGGTCGAGGAGCGGATGTTCCCCAAGGGGCCGGACATCATGCCGGCCATCGTCGCCGGTGAAATCGACATCGCCGCGCTGGCTTCGGACGGCGCCATCGCCGGCCGTGCCAACGGCGTGTCCATCGTCACCGTCGCCGGCTTTGCCAAGGGCGGCGCCCGCCTGGTCGCCGGTAGCGAGACCGGGATCAAGGACATCCAGGGCCTCAAGGGCAAGAAGGTCGGCGTCACGCGCGGCGGCGCCCACGAGCTGCTGCTCTACGCCGAGCTGGAAAGGGCCGGCCTGAGCTGGTCGGACAAGCCGGGCAAGGACGTGCAGATCGTCTTCCTCGCCTTTGCCGACTTGAACCAGGCGCTGGCGGCCAAGCAGATCGACGCGATGTGCCAGTCCGAGCCGCAGTCGTCGCAGGCGCTGAACAAGAAGTTCGGGGTTGAGATCATGAAGCCCTACGGCACCAAGATGGGCGAGCCGGTGCGCCTGCTGGTGATGACCGAGAAGATGTATGCCGAGAAAAAGGATGTGGCGCAGCGGCTGATGAAGTGTTTTGTCGAAACCACCGCGCTGTTCAACAAGGACCCGGCGCTGGCCGAAAAATACGTGCGCGAGCAGATGTTCAAGGGCCAGATCAGCGCCCAGGACTTCCAGGACGCGATGGACAACGCCGATTACACCTACGACGTGTCGCTCGAACATATCGACATCACCACCGAGTTCATGAACAAATATGGCGTCGGCCGCATGCAGAAGCCGCCCAAGGCTGCCGAGTGGGTCAAACTCGACCTGCTGCAAAAGGCCAAGGCCGAACTGAAGGTGAAGTGA
- a CDS encoding ABC transporter permease — protein sequence MQKLKSFFEGALVPVLLLLLWEAGSRAGLFSEVIMPAPTAVAAKWWAYLLPTQAQEPGQSWLAWALSGELLHDAYSSLYRVVAGFVIGAGLALPLGLLMGANTRIYALFNPLVQILRPIPPIAYIPLAILWFGLGNPPSFFLIAIGAFFPVLMNTIAGVRQVDGIYIRAARNLGVGQWTMFTRVILPAATPYILAGVRIGIGTAFIVVIVSEMIAVNDGLGFRILEAREFMWSDKIIAGMITIGLLGLAIDTAVSRLNNHLLRWHRGLEH from the coding sequence ATGCAAAAGCTGAAATCCTTCTTCGAGGGCGCGCTGGTGCCGGTGCTGCTCCTGCTGCTGTGGGAAGCCGGTTCGCGTGCCGGGCTGTTTTCCGAGGTGATCATGCCGGCGCCGACAGCGGTGGCCGCCAAATGGTGGGCTTACCTGCTGCCGACGCAAGCCCAGGAGCCGGGCCAGTCCTGGCTGGCCTGGGCGCTGTCGGGCGAACTGCTGCACGACGCTTATTCCAGCCTCTACCGGGTGGTCGCCGGCTTCGTCATCGGTGCCGGCCTGGCCCTGCCGCTGGGCTTGCTGATGGGCGCCAACACCCGCATCTACGCGCTGTTCAACCCGCTGGTGCAGATCCTGCGGCCGATTCCGCCGATTGCCTACATTCCGCTGGCAATCCTCTGGTTCGGCCTGGGCAATCCGCCGTCCTTCTTCCTGATCGCCATCGGTGCCTTCTTCCCGGTGCTGATGAACACCATCGCCGGGGTGCGCCAGGTCGACGGCATCTACATCCGCGCCGCGCGCAACCTCGGGGTCGGGCAATGGACGATGTTCACCCGTGTCATCCTCCCCGCCGCCACGCCCTACATCCTGGCCGGCGTGCGCATCGGCATCGGCACCGCCTTCATCGTGGTGATCGTTTCCGAGATGATCGCGGTCAATGACGGTCTCGGCTTCCGCATTCTCGAAGCCCGCGAGTTCATGTGGTCGGACAAGATCATCGCCGGCATGATCACCATCGGCCTGCTCGGCCTGGCCATCGATACCGCCGTCAGCCGCCTCAACAACCATTTGCTGCGCTGGCATCGCGGCCTGGAGCACTGA
- a CDS encoding ABC transporter ATP-binding protein, producing MSPILINNVHKVFKTPGGDVTALKDINLTIKPGEFVCLLGPSGCGKSTLLNAVAGFQPPSSGEIIIDRQTILAPGPDRGMVFQEYALFPWMTVAQNIAFGLEVQKKEKAEIDLTVKQLLDLLHLSDFRDRYPKDLSGGMRQRVAIARVLALDSPIMLMDEPFGALDALTRRNLQDELLRIWEKLGKTILFVTHSIEESIYLADRIVVMTYRPGTVKRDHYVDLPRPRDPASPAFNELKRELGRLVMEEQQRHAAAEMKLAAVD from the coding sequence ATGAGCCCCATCCTGATCAACAACGTGCACAAGGTGTTCAAGACGCCTGGCGGCGACGTGACTGCGCTCAAGGACATCAACCTGACGATCAAGCCGGGCGAATTCGTCTGCCTGCTCGGGCCTTCGGGCTGCGGCAAGTCGACGCTGCTCAACGCGGTGGCCGGCTTCCAGCCGCCGTCGTCCGGCGAGATCATCATCGACCGCCAGACCATCCTCGCTCCCGGCCCGGATCGCGGCATGGTCTTCCAGGAATACGCGCTGTTCCCGTGGATGACGGTGGCCCAGAACATCGCCTTCGGCCTCGAAGTGCAGAAGAAGGAAAAGGCCGAGATCGACCTCACCGTCAAGCAACTGCTTGACCTGCTGCACTTGAGCGACTTCCGCGACCGCTACCCCAAGGACCTCTCCGGCGGCATGCGCCAGCGGGTGGCGATTGCCCGCGTGCTGGCGCTCGACTCGCCGATCATGCTGATGGACGAGCCCTTCGGCGCCCTCGACGCGCTGACCCGGCGCAACCTGCAGGACGAGCTGCTGCGCATCTGGGAAAAGCTGGGCAAGACCATCCTCTTCGTCACCCACTCGATTGAAGAGTCGATCTACCTGGCCGACCGCATCGTGGTCATGACCTACCGCCCCGGCACGGTCAAGCGCGACCACTATGTCGACCTCCCACGTCCGCGCGACCCGGCCTCGCCAGCCTTCAACGAACTCAAGCGCGAACTCGGCCGGCTGGTGATGGAGGAGCAGCAACGCCATGCTGCCGCCGAAATGAAGCTGGCTGCGGTCGACTGA
- a CDS encoding ATP-binding protein yields the protein MTPPAFPPPALRRPAFLAGAALALCLLLALLTYRSLFAYLLDQERQHAAQRLDALALSLDAALARHESLPGLLALDPTLSALLDAPRDPARLAAANAYLEAAQQNAQVAAAFLIDAEGLTLAASNWRQPLSFVGHNYAFRPYFRDAVEHGLGRFYGVGVTTGEPGYFLAAPIRRSQQLRGVIVLKIGLESLEQALANGGDPLLLADADGIVFLASARRLRYRSLTPLPEQVLARLRDSKQYGEQAPPLLADRPLPAAGLSRLALPEERPRERLVHSRPVGKHGWRLVQLGDPGEARTAALAAATATAFACAFALGLAAHLRQRARRREELRRIHASLETRIAERTADLTAQIAALERTKAILRETRDAAVQTGKLATLGQMAAGISHELNQPLAALQTLADNAQALLKRNRLDEAAENLQLISDLVGRTGRIVRQLKSFARKEAPTPQPVSVDSAIEHALLIVEPRRRELGASIHVPDADPARQVIAEAGRVEQILINLLRNALDAVADHAAPRVEVSCRRNPDDGSRLDLCVRDDGPGLSDEARHHLFEPFFTTKPAGAGLGLGLAISQTIAESYGGTLSARNAPGGGAEFVLTLPAVSPEGDSDAAPDA from the coding sequence GTGACCCCACCCGCCTTCCCTCCCCCGGCGCTGCGCCGCCCCGCCTTTCTTGCCGGAGCGGCGCTGGCGCTATGCCTGCTGCTTGCGCTGCTCACCTATCGCAGCCTCTTTGCCTACCTGCTTGACCAGGAACGCCAGCATGCCGCGCAGCGCCTCGACGCGCTGGCGCTGTCGCTTGATGCGGCGCTGGCCCGCCACGAATCGCTGCCCGGCCTGCTCGCCCTCGACCCGACCCTGAGCGCGCTGCTCGACGCACCGCGCGACCCGGCCCGGCTGGCCGCCGCCAACGCCTATCTCGAAGCCGCACAGCAGAATGCACAGGTTGCCGCAGCCTTCCTGATCGACGCCGAGGGGCTGACCCTGGCCGCCAGCAACTGGCGCCAGCCGCTCAGTTTTGTCGGCCACAACTACGCCTTCCGCCCCTATTTCCGCGATGCAGTCGAGCACGGCCTCGGCCGCTTTTACGGCGTCGGCGTCACCACCGGCGAGCCGGGCTACTTCCTGGCCGCACCGATCCGCCGGAGCCAGCAGCTGCGCGGGGTGATCGTGCTCAAGATCGGTCTGGAAAGCCTGGAACAGGCGCTGGCCAACGGCGGCGACCCCTTGTTGCTGGCCGACGCCGACGGCATCGTCTTCCTCGCCTCGGCCCGCCGCCTGCGCTACCGCAGCCTGACGCCACTGCCCGAGCAGGTGCTGGCCCGGCTGCGCGACAGCAAGCAATATGGCGAACAAGCACCGCCGCTGCTCGCCGACCGCCCGCTGCCGGCAGCGGGCCTGAGCCGCCTGGCGCTGCCCGAAGAGCGGCCACGCGAACGCCTGGTGCATAGCCGGCCGGTCGGCAAGCACGGCTGGCGCCTGGTCCAGCTCGGCGACCCGGGCGAGGCGCGCACTGCCGCCTTGGCCGCCGCTACGGCGACGGCCTTTGCCTGCGCCTTTGCCCTCGGGCTGGCCGCGCACTTGCGCCAGCGCGCCCGCCGCCGCGAGGAGTTGCGGCGCATCCACGCCAGCCTGGAAACGCGGATCGCCGAACGCACCGCCGACCTCACCGCGCAAATCGCCGCCCTCGAACGGACCAAGGCGATCCTGCGCGAAACCCGCGATGCGGCGGTGCAAACCGGCAAACTCGCCACCCTCGGCCAGATGGCGGCGGGGATCAGCCACGAACTCAACCAGCCGCTGGCCGCGCTGCAAACCCTGGCCGACAACGCGCAGGCGCTGCTCAAGCGCAACCGCCTCGACGAAGCGGCGGAAAACCTGCAACTGATCTCCGACCTGGTCGGGCGCACCGGCCGCATCGTCCGCCAGTTGAAGAGCTTTGCCCGCAAGGAGGCGCCGACGCCGCAGCCGGTCAGCGTCGATAGCGCCATCGAGCACGCCTTGCTGATCGTCGAACCGCGCCGGCGCGAACTCGGCGCCAGCATCCACGTCCCCGACGCCGATCCGGCACGACAGGTGATCGCCGAAGCCGGGCGGGTCGAGCAGATCCTGATCAACCTGCTGCGCAACGCGCTCGACGCCGTTGCCGACCACGCCGCGCCCCGCGTCGAAGTCAGCTGCCGGCGCAACCCCGACGACGGCAGCCGGCTCGATCTGTGCGTCCGCGACGACGGCCCCGGCCTCAGCGACGAGGCGCGCCACCACCTGTTCGAACCCTTTTTCACCACCAAGCCGGCCGGCGCCGGTCTCGGCCTCGGCCTGGCGATTTCGCAGACCATTGCCGAGAGCTACGGCGGTACACTGAGTGCCCGCAATGCGCCGGGCGGCGGTGCCGAATTCGTGCTGACCCTGCCCGCCGTTTCGCCCGAAGGAGATTCCGATGCCGCACCTGACGCTTGA